One Gemmatimonadaceae bacterium genomic window, CGCGCTTCCCTACGCCGCGCGACTCATGCACCTCGCGATGCCCGAGTTGTTGCGTCGGCATCAAGCGGGACGAGTCGCCTTCGTGGCAACGTGGTTCGAGCGGGCGGGGTTTTTCGTCGCCGCGTTGTTCGGCATCCTGCGTCCAGGCGCGTTCACACTTCCCGGATTCCTCGCTGGATTCGCGATCGGTGTCATCGGCCAACAACTCTACGATGGAAGCATGGCCTCGCTCCACAGCGAGGCGACAACGCCGGAGACGTACGGCCGCTACACCGCGATCAAGAGCAAGTGGGGTTCAGCGGCCGGACTTGCGTTAGGCATTCTCGCCGCCTTTGCGCTCGACGCGACGGAACGACTCGGCGTGCCGGCGCACGTCGCGCGGTCGCTTGCGATCGTTGGCGGCGTCGGCACCCATCTGCTCATTACACTACCGCTCGCGCGTCTTCGCGCTCGGGCTCGAACGATCGCGCTCGCCGAAGGAAGTGGACCATGCCTGCCGACACCGACGACGCCTAACGCGACGCAGACGCCGCAACGGACGTGGATCGTTCTCCCGCATACGCCGGAACAATGGCGACTGGTGCGCTTCGCGCTCGCGTGGGGCTTCGCCATCGGCTTCTCGACGCGCCAGGGTGAGGCCCTCGCGATCGGTCACCTCGGCGTATCGGTTGGTACGATCATGCTCCTGAGCGCCATCGCCGTCGGGAGCGGGATCGTCGGTGCGAAATCGTGGGGGGCGCTCGGTGACCGATTCGGAGGCAAGGGACTGATGTCGATCGCTTTCGCGGGTCTCTCGCTCGATCCGATTTGGTGGCTCGCGGCGATGTTCATCCATCCGGCGTTTCTGTTCGTCGGATATCTGCTGTACGGCATCTGCAACAGCGGCTGGAACATCACGGTGAGCATGACGCTCGTGCGGACGGCCGGCGCAGGGAGCGAGCGGATCCGCGCGTTCGTCGTCTACAGTGTCGCTTTCGGACTCGCCGCGGGCATCGCGCCGATGCTGAGCGGTGCCCTACTCGATGTCGTCGATGCGCGCTACGGACCGATTGCCGCCTACGCGGCGCTGTTCTCGATTGCGCTGGCGCTGCGCCTGTCGGCGTACCCCTGGCTCCGGCGAGTGCCGGCGCCTAACGCGGAGCGCGGATCGTATGTCTCCACTGTGATTCTACGGGCAATACGTCGGCGTGTGATGCGCAAAGCAGCCTAACGTCTTCTTCAGAACTAGGGTCGAACCGACTGCTCCTGCGCCATCTTCACCGCGGTGTACGCATTCACGACCCCGCCGGTCGCCGAGAGATCGCCGAAGCGCGCCGCGCCGCCACCCGGCTTCTGCACCGCCTGATCGCTGTGACGCACCGCCGATGCGAGGATGATGCGCTTGACGTCGGCCGCGGTGAGATTCGGGAAGTAGTCCATAAGGAGCGCCGCGAGGCCGGCGACGACGGGCGACGCCATGCTCGTGCCGCTGTCGCGCTCATAGCCGCCGGGCACTGTCGACAGAATGTCGACGCCGGGCGCAAACACGTCGACGAGCGTGTGGCCGTAATTCGAGAACGGCGCGACGAGCGCGTCCCCAGACTTCCATGACGACGCACCGACCTCGATCCAGTTCTGCGCGCGTCCGCCGCCGAGGTAGTTAGGCGTCGGGAAGCTCGGCTTCTCGTCGGAGTTCTCGGCATCGTTGCCGGCGGCGTGCACCATGAGAACGCCATGCGCATCCGCGTACCGAACCGCCGAGTCGACGACGCCCTTTTGTGGCGAGAAGGCCTTGCCGAAGCTCATGTTGATGACCTTCGCGCCGTTGTCGACCGCATAACGAATGGCGTTCGCGATGTCCTTGTCACGCTCGTCGCCGTCGGGAACGGCACGAACCATCATCACCTTGACCGACGGCGCGATGCCACCGATGCCGACCGTGCTGTTACGAACGGCGCCAATGATCCCGGCGACGTGCGTCCCGTGTTTCGCGTCGGGACCCATCACGTCGGTGTTGCCGTAGCCGCGCTGCGCCGTGTTGCTGTAGTCGTCACCGACGATCGCGCGCGCGTTGTACGTCGGATTGAGACCATATTGCATGCGCGACTCGTATTCCGTCTTCGCTTCGGCGACGTCCTTCGGTGTGATGCCTTCTTCGGCGAGGCGCAGGTAGATCGTCTTCGCGCGCGCGATATCGGCAGTCGCCGGCTGAATGGCCGACACGTTTTGTTTCGTCAACGAGTCGGTTCCCGCAGCCTTGCGCAGGATCGGAAGCATCTGCGAGAGAATCTCTTCGATCTGCGTAAACTGTTGCAGATTTTCCTGCGTCTCGTTCCGCGTCTTCTCGAACTCACTCTTGATCTGATCGCACTTGCCCTTCTCGTCAGGCGCCACCGGGCCCGGAGTCGGCCCGGTGCTCGTGCACCACGCATACAGGCGCGTCACCTCGAACGTGTCGTAGTGCACGTCCTTGCCGTCTTTGCCGCCGATGAAGTTCCAGCCATGCATGTCATCGACGTACCCATTGTTGTCATCGTCGCGACCGTTGCCGCCGATTTCCTTCGGGTTGGACCAGAGATGCGCGCGCAGGTCGGCGTGGGCCGTGTCAATTCCGCCATCGATCACGGCAACGAGCACCGTTTGCTGCGGCTGCTTTCCCGCCAGCAACTCGTGGAGCGCGCGTTCCGAGCTGATGCCCGGCACACCATCCGCTGTTTCGTCGAGCAGCTGCCAGTTCTTCTGCGGCTCCGATGGCGGCGGCGCGGGCGTTGCGGCTCTGGGCGCCGTGACGGGGGCGGGAGCCGGCGCCGGGGCAGCCACGGTTTTTGGCGCCGCACAAGCAGCGGCGACGGCAACGATAAATGCCAGCGATGACAGAGTCTTCATGAGTCGAAATTGGAGTCGACGAAATCTAGGCGACCAGGCGTTCGGACGGCGCTTGGGATGTGTAAGAATTGGGTAGTAGTGGGCAGAGGGTAGAGGGTTGGGGGCAGAGGGTAGAGGGCAGAGGGTAATGGGTGGAGGGTAGAGCGCAGAGCGTGGCCGCCGCATAACGCTCGCTGTACCCTCTACCCTCTACCCCCTACCCTCCATCCTCTATCCTCTACCCTCTACCCTCTACTCTGTACCCTCGACCCGCTACGCGGTCGTTCCGTCGTAGTACTGCTCGATTCGTTTTCGCATTGCGGTGTCAGGGAGGCGTCCGTGCGTCGCGACCATGTTGTCGACGAGGAATTGCACGCGCTCGGTTCCCGGAATGACGCACGTCACCGCTGGGTGTGACGCGAGATACTTGAGCAGGAGCTCCGCCCACGTCGTGACCTCGAGCTCGGCCGTCCAGGACGGCAAGGGTTTCCTCTGCACACGCTCGAGCGTGCGTCCGCGGCGGAAGGGCGAATTCACGAGGACGGCCATGCCGCGATCGATCGCGAGCGGGAGAATGCGCTCCTCGACGGCGCGGGCATCGATCGAGTAATCGACCTGAATGAAGTCGAGCGTTTGCTCATGCATCAACTTCTCGAAGGCCTCGTACTGGCGCGCGAAGCTCGTCGTGATCCCGACGTAGCGGAGGCGACCGGCCTGTTTCCATTCACGAATGAGCGGCAGTCGCTGCTCGACGCCGATGAGATTGTGAATTTGCATCAGGTCGATCTTGTCGGTGTGCAGCCGGCGCATCGATTCCTCGAGCTGTCGCTGCCCCGAATCGCGATCGTTCCCAGGACTGGTGACTTTTGTCGCGAGAAAGTAGCTCGGGCGGTTCTTGAGCTCGGCGATGATGTCGCCGACAACTGATTCGGCGTTGCTGTATGACGGTGACAGGTCGATTACCTTGCCGCCGAGTTCGGGGAAGCGCTTGATCACCTCGCGCAGCTCCGGCGTGATGGCGTCGAAATAGCGGGCGGTCCCCATGCCGATGACGGGAATCTTCTCTCCCGTCGAAGGGATCGGCTTCTCGATCAAAGGCGCTAGCCGTGACGACGCGGCAAAAAGATCGATACGGTCGAGCGTCACGGCGAGGCCGACGCCAACGCCAATCTTCAGCGCGTCACGGCGCGAGAGACCGCCGGGTTGTCCTGTCATGAAGTCTCCGTGAGAGAAGTCCCGCATGATTGTGAAGCCTCGGCGATGCACTCACAACCCTGTTGCGTTTCCGGTCCCGATGATATACTCCCCTCTAACACAGAGGGGTGCAGGATGCTCGATCCGGATGGTGGCGTTGTTCGCGGCACGCTCGACGTGCTGATCCTCAAAGCGCTCAGCTGGGGGCCGCGCCATGGGTACGCGGTCGCCGAGTGGATCGCGCTGGCGACTGAACGTGAGCTACTTGTCGAGGAGGGGCCACTCTACACGGCGCTGCACCGTCTCGAGAAGAAGGGTTGGCTGGCTGGCGAGTGGGGACTCTCCGACAACAACCGGCGAGCGAAGTATTACTCGCTGAGCCCGAGCGGGCGTCGGCAGCTGCGCGCCGAGATGTCGAGCTGGGAGCGGTATGCACGCGCCGTCTCGCGGGCGCTGGCGATCACGTCGTCAGCCATCGCCTAACGATGCGGCGCGCACTCCGGCTCATCTTCCGTCGGGCGCAGATCGCCGAGGCCGTCGACGACGAGCTCGCGTTCCACCTCGACATGCGCACGCAGCGGCTCATCGCCTGTGGCATGGCACCCGAGGCGGCGCGACGCGAAGCGCTTCGCCAGTTCGGCGACATCGACTCCGTTCGCAGCGATTGTGTCACCTTCGACGAGGAACGAGAACGCACCATGCGACGTCGTAATTATTCCGAGGAGCTGCGCCAGGACATCGCGTATGCGATCCGCACGCTCCGGCGCAACGCGGGCTTCTCGCTCGTCGTCGTGCTCACGCTCGCGCTCGGGATTGGCGCGAACACGGCGATCTTCACGTTGATCGACTCGGTGCTCCTGCGGCCGCTCGAGGTGCCTCGGCCCGAACAGCTTGTGGCGATCGGGAATCCGTCGCGCACCGGCGGCGTGTCCCAGGGCGGTCCCCGGCTCGATCTGATCTCCTACCCGATGTATCAGACGTTCCAGCAACGCGCCACGATGTTCCAGGGCATGCTTGCCTCGGGCCGCGTCGATCAGATGGACTTGGTCGTCGACGGACGCGCGCCCGAGCATCCGCGTGCCCGGTATGTCTCAGGAAATTATTTCCGTGTGCTCGGCGTGCCTGTCGCGCTAGGCAGGCCGTTCGGCAAGGCCGAGGATGCAGGGCCGGGAGCGTCGCCGGTGATCGTGATCAGCTACGACTACTGGATGCGCCGCTTTGCCGGCGACCGGTCGGTGATCGGAAAGAAGCTTTCGATCAACGACGTACCGATGACGGTGATCG contains:
- a CDS encoding S8 family peptidase; amino-acid sequence: MKTLSSLAFIVAVAAACAAPKTVAAPAPAPAPVTAPRAATPAPPPSEPQKNWQLLDETADGVPGISSERALHELLAGKQPQQTVLVAVIDGGIDTAHADLRAHLWSNPKEIGGNGRDDDNNGYVDDMHGWNFIGGKDGKDVHYDTFEVTRLYAWCTSTGPTPGPVAPDEKGKCDQIKSEFEKTRNETQENLQQFTQIEEILSQMLPILRKAAGTDSLTKQNVSAIQPATADIARAKTIYLRLAEEGITPKDVAEAKTEYESRMQYGLNPTYNARAIVGDDYSNTAQRGYGNTDVMGPDAKHGTHVAGIIGAVRNSTVGIGGIAPSVKVMMVRAVPDGDERDKDIANAIRYAVDNGAKVINMSFGKAFSPQKGVVDSAVRYADAHGVLMVHAAGNDAENSDEKPSFPTPNYLGGGRAQNWIEVGASSWKSGDALVAPFSNYGHTLVDVFAPGVDILSTVPGGYERDSGTSMASPVVAGLAALLMDYFPNLTAADVKRIILASAVRHSDQAVQKPGGGAARFGDLSATGGVVNAYTAVKMAQEQSVRP
- a CDS encoding PadR family transcriptional regulator, whose protein sequence is MLDPDGGVVRGTLDVLILKALSWGPRHGYAVAEWIALATERELLVEEGPLYTALHRLEKKGWLAGEWGLSDNNRRAKYYSLSPSGRRQLRAEMSSWERYARAVSRALAITSSAIA
- a CDS encoding MFS transporter codes for the protein MTVERSEGHPGYNEAIFCSGARVLASGAMFAGLALALGGGHFTIATLAALPYAARLMHLAMPELLRRHQAGRVAFVATWFERAGFFVAALFGILRPGAFTLPGFLAGFAIGVIGQQLYDGSMASLHSEATTPETYGRYTAIKSKWGSAAGLALGILAAFALDATERLGVPAHVARSLAIVGGVGTHLLITLPLARLRARARTIALAEGSGPCLPTPTTPNATQTPQRTWIVLPHTPEQWRLVRFALAWGFAIGFSTRQGEALAIGHLGVSVGTIMLLSAIAVGSGIVGAKSWGALGDRFGGKGLMSIAFAGLSLDPIWWLAAMFIHPAFLFVGYLLYGICNSGWNITVSMTLVRTAGAGSERIRAFVVYSVAFGLAAGIAPMLSGALLDVVDARYGPIAAYAALFSIALALRLSAYPWLRRVPAPNAERGSYVSTVILRAIRRRVMRKAA
- a CDS encoding aldo/keto reductase; protein product: MTGQPGGLSRRDALKIGVGVGLAVTLDRIDLFAASSRLAPLIEKPIPSTGEKIPVIGMGTARYFDAITPELREVIKRFPELGGKVIDLSPSYSNAESVVGDIIAELKNRPSYFLATKVTSPGNDRDSGQRQLEESMRRLHTDKIDLMQIHNLIGVEQRLPLIREWKQAGRLRYVGITTSFARQYEAFEKLMHEQTLDFIQVDYSIDARAVEERILPLAIDRGMAVLVNSPFRRGRTLERVQRKPLPSWTAELEVTTWAELLLKYLASHPAVTCVIPGTERVQFLVDNMVATHGRLPDTAMRKRIEQYYDGTTA